The following proteins come from a genomic window of Synechococcus sp. BIOS-E4-1:
- a CDS encoding DUF4079 domain-containing protein — protein MTLVDWVWIVHPVLAVVLIYPLTGIVIRLAIQTRSRRLKTAKPPPTVGRDHSDLGRWLAAAVVVLVIVALTVVIATHGPLDQFQGGFRRAGTLLLVLIGTLLSLGALWMAKAPGLRLAFALITWAGVLGLGAQPEVWRLSDDPFSPAFWQSHYWSGVAVVGLMLFSLGARPEILRDLRLRRLHVTANLLAAVLFVAQGITGTRDLLEIPLSWQKSTIYACNFEARSCPPLAPPPPASMP, from the coding sequence ATGACCTTGGTGGACTGGGTCTGGATTGTTCACCCCGTGCTGGCGGTGGTGTTGATCTATCCCCTCACGGGCATCGTGATCCGACTGGCGATTCAGACACGATCCCGGCGCTTGAAGACTGCAAAACCGCCCCCGACGGTGGGACGCGACCACAGCGATCTCGGCCGTTGGCTCGCCGCAGCTGTGGTTGTTCTGGTGATCGTTGCGCTCACTGTGGTCATCGCAACGCATGGGCCGCTCGATCAGTTTCAAGGTGGCTTCCGCCGGGCTGGCACGCTGCTGCTGGTCTTGATCGGAACCCTGCTCAGTCTTGGCGCGCTCTGGATGGCGAAGGCACCTGGCCTGCGACTGGCGTTTGCTCTGATTACCTGGGCTGGTGTGCTTGGTCTGGGAGCTCAGCCGGAGGTTTGGCGATTATCCGATGACCCTTTCTCGCCCGCGTTCTGGCAATCCCATTACTGGTCGGGTGTCGCCGTGGTGGGCCTGATGCTGTTTTCGCTCGGTGCCCGGCCGGAGATCCTGCGCGACCTGCGCCTGCGCCGCCTGCATGTCACCGCCAATCTGCTTGCTGCGGTGCTGTTCGTGGCTCAGGGCATCACGGGCACCCGCGATCTTTTGGAGATTCCACTGAGCTGGCAGAAGTCGACGATCTATGCCTGCAACTTTGAGGCCCGCAGCTGCCCGCCGTTGGCCCCGCCACCTCCTGCATCGATGCCTTAG